In Cervus elaphus chromosome 16, mCerEla1.1, whole genome shotgun sequence, a single window of DNA contains:
- the LOC122710205 gene encoding uncharacterized protein LOC122710205 yields the protein MGRIPNPSQAVQTQTFVTERAQAAPGKSEERRPQRAGPPRPREQRAENLHLSARGSASRVTSAASITGSRDIAANWPSLPDPYPFFRIQRQGAQSRAQESATDAPISSLPGQPVAAALDQPAAGGELKHRLFAGARESRRGAEGPGPAWAEKPGVPALTRSLVLSAAWIRSCLVLHCVNVQRLPNYSRLTEHEFGFPSILQVLTVLQGHVDPSSLTWCGTCTSQPPFGRVKS from the exons ATGGGAAGGATTCCCAACCCCTCTCAAGCGGTGCAAACACAAACCTTCGTTACGGAAAGGGCTCAGGCTGCCCCGGGCAAATCCGAAGAGAGGAGACCACAGCGCGCTGGGCCACCGCGGCCGCGAGAGCAGCGGGCGGAGAACCTGCATCTCAGCGCTCGGGGCTCGGCTTCCAGAGTCACCTCCGCGGCTTCGATCACCGGTTCCCGGGACATCGCGGCAAACTGGCCGAGCCTCCCCGACCCCTACCCTTTCTTCCGGATTCAGCGCCAGGGCGCTCAGAGTCGCGCCCAGGAGAGTGCAACAGATGCGCCGATCTCGTCCCTTCCCGGTCAACCTGTTGCCGCCGCGTTAGACCAGCCGGCGGCCGGAGGAGAGCTCAAGCACCGGCTGTTTGCAGGAGCGCGGGAGTCCCGGAGGGGAGCGGAGGGACCAGGCCCAGCGtgggcagaaaagcctggagTCCCGGCTCTTACGCGCAGCCTGGTACTCAGCGCAGCGTGGATTAGGAG TTGCCTAGTACTTCATTGTGTGAATGTACAGCGTTTGCCCAACTACTCTCGATTGACCGAGCATGAATTCGGTTTTCCCAGTATTTTGCAAGTACTAACAGTGTTGCA GGGGCATGTGGATCCTAGTTCCTTGACCTGGTGCGGAACCTGCACCTCCCAGCCCCCATTTGGAagggtgaaatcttaa